Proteins found in one Gigantopelta aegis isolate Gae_Host chromosome 12, Gae_host_genome, whole genome shotgun sequence genomic segment:
- the LOC121386110 gene encoding uncharacterized protein K02A2.6-like, producing MRLIRHSYEVMYTAGKNLTTADTLSRTPVGSPQEADLLLENDATAFVQLVIDGLPATQNQLVQIKTRQQEDQVCSQVARYCREGWPAVKSKADPDIRPFFIVRDELMVQGLLLFRTWLVIPAGLRKDILTRIHDGHQGIVKCRALARCSVWWPGISQQIQSMVENCGICEKERKARPEPLKPSSVPDYPWQRVGMDLFDWRGQQYLLVVEYFSRNIELAHLQSSTSSETVISHCKSIFARHGIPEVVHQDNGPQFSSNKFTRFATDYGFTHETSSPHYPQVNGKVERAIQTVKNFLLKAEDPYLALLNYRATPLQCGFSPAEMSMGCCLRTRVPVVPT from the coding sequence ATGCGCCTTATACGGCACAGCTATGAGGTGATGTACACAGCGGGTAAGAACTTGACGACTGCAGACACACTGTCACGCACCCCTGTTGGATCCCCTCAGGAAGCTGATCTACTGTTGGAAAATGACGCAACAGCCTTTGTGCAGTTAGTGATTGACGGTTTACCAGCAACCCAGAATCAGTTAGTACAGATCAAGACTAGGCAGCAGGAAGACCAGGTCTGTAGTCAAGTTGCACGCTACTGCAGAGAAGGGTGGCCTGCAGTAAAGTCTAAAGCTGATCCAGATATCCGTCCATTCTTCATAGTGAGAGACGAGCTAATGGTGCAAGGACTCTTACTATTTCGCACCTGGCTTGTCATCCCAGCAGGACTAAGGAAAGATATTTTGACCAGAATTCACGATGGCCATCAGGGCATTGTAAAGTGCAGAGCACTGGCCAGGTGTTCTGTGTGGTGGCCAGGAATATCTCAGCAGATTCAATCCATGGTAGAAAACTGTGGGATTTgtgaaaaagagagaaaagctAGACCTGAACCGTTGAAGCCAAGTAGTGTTCCCGATTACCCTTGGCAGAGAGTGGGAATGGACTTGTTTGACTGGCGTGGTCAGCAATATCTACTGGTAGTTGAATATTTTTCTCGCAACATTGAACTGGCACACTTACAGTCCTCGACCTCTTCAGAGACTGTGATCTCGCACTGCAAGAGCATCTTTGCACGTCATGGTATTCCCGAAGTCGTTCATCAAGATAATGGACCGCAGTTTTCATCAAACAAATTTACTCGATTTGCTACAGACTATGGATTCACCCATGAAACTAGCAGTCCTCATTATCCTCAAGTGAACGGGAAAGTGGAGAGAGCTATACAGACTGTCAAGAACTTTCTGCTGAAAGCTGAGGATCCCTATCTGGCCCTACTTAACTATAGAGCAACTCCACTCCAGTGTGGTTTCAGTCCAGCTGAAATGTCCATGGGCTGCTGTCTGAGGACAAGAGTTCCAGTCGTCCCTACCTGA